A stretch of Kyrpidia spormannii DNA encodes these proteins:
- a CDS encoding response regulator transcription factor, producing the protein MNPVKILVVDDEERIRRLVRMYLERNGFEVEEAEDGRTALEMALANDYAVIVLDLMLPELDGREVCAQLRKQKDTPVIMLTAAGDEMNRIHGFELGADDYVVKPFSPRELVMRVKALIKRVHQGPAEHELTQVFTFPHLTINLESRKVTADGQDVSLTPKEYELLCYLAQRPEKVFTREELLRDVWNYQFYGDQRTVDTHIKRLREKLGKASQPAAAMIVTVWGVGYKFEVAE; encoded by the coding sequence ATGAACCCGGTCAAGATTCTTGTGGTGGACGATGAGGAGCGGATTCGTCGTCTCGTGAGGATGTATCTGGAGCGAAACGGATTCGAAGTGGAGGAGGCGGAGGACGGCCGCACCGCCCTGGAGATGGCATTGGCCAACGATTACGCGGTGATTGTCCTCGATCTGATGCTGCCGGAGTTGGATGGACGGGAGGTCTGCGCGCAACTTCGCAAACAAAAGGATACCCCGGTGATCATGCTGACCGCCGCCGGGGACGAGATGAATCGCATCCACGGCTTTGAACTCGGTGCGGACGATTATGTGGTCAAGCCCTTCAGTCCGAGGGAATTGGTCATGCGGGTGAAGGCGCTGATCAAGCGGGTACACCAGGGACCTGCCGAGCATGAGCTAACCCAGGTGTTTACATTCCCGCACTTGACCATCAATCTCGAATCCCGGAAAGTGACGGCAGACGGGCAGGATGTCAGCCTGACGCCGAAAGAATACGAGCTTCTGTGTTACTTGGCCCAGCGGCCGGAAAAGGTGTTCACCCGGGAAGAACTGCTCCGGGATGTCTGGAATTATCAGTTCTACGGGGACCAACGCACTGTGGATACGCATATCAAACGGCTCCGGGAAAAGCTCGGGAAGGCGTCTCAGCCGGCGGCCGCGATGATCGTCACCGTGTGGGGTGTAGGCTATAAGTTCGAGGTGGCAGAGTGA
- a CDS encoding sensor histidine kinase yields MIRNSIVSKLWLTIAGLVVVVLGLLSMYLEQMIDTYLYQVQAQAFQNRADYIASTLRTGSPEASVVAENLARQAGASLYVLGTPNQDPAAEAVWSRLTVDERSKLLTGGDVIPPSRSFLQDVPQFRGHSNNLWIVVPLARQGDAVRLMLLTQPLAPSQEAMSQIQHSIFYAGGLAIVMTTGFAFVISKNLSRPLVQMNEVAERMARGDFRGKVRVVTGDEVGRLGLTLNKLAHDLEENIKALSKEKEQLANILASLADGVVSADLTGKVLLANPPARRWLRALSMAEEGQPSENRLPSQLFEVEQKVIETKEAQQREVVGQGRTMAVTMAPLYEPGSHALRGVVAVLRDITEQLNIERMRRDFVANVSHELRTPLSMLQGYSEALVDDFIDDPEQRRELAEIILEETLRMRRLVNDLLDLAQLESGRFVMKRQPVDVRPLVQKIWRKFSALAQERKLSFQLAMQVDDPVIVDADADRLEQVLTNLIDNAFRHTQPPGSVTIRFSVSQDTARIAVEDQGAGIPPEDIPYIWERFYKVDKARTRNRGGTGLGLAIARNIVLQHDGDITVESRLGKGTTFTVLLPLYQGQRQG; encoded by the coding sequence GTGATCCGCAACAGTATTGTTTCCAAGCTCTGGCTCACCATTGCCGGTTTGGTGGTGGTGGTGCTGGGGCTCTTGTCTATGTACCTGGAACAGATGATTGACACCTACTTGTACCAGGTGCAAGCCCAGGCTTTTCAGAATCGCGCCGATTATATTGCCTCGACCCTTCGCACGGGCAGTCCCGAAGCATCGGTGGTGGCCGAAAACCTGGCCCGACAGGCGGGGGCCAGCTTGTACGTGCTGGGGACGCCGAATCAAGATCCCGCCGCCGAGGCGGTGTGGAGTCGCTTGACTGTAGATGAGCGGTCGAAATTGTTGACCGGAGGGGATGTGATCCCCCCGAGCCGATCGTTTCTTCAGGACGTTCCGCAGTTTCGCGGCCATTCGAACAATCTGTGGATCGTCGTCCCCTTGGCCCGTCAGGGAGATGCGGTTCGGTTGATGCTTCTCACCCAGCCTCTGGCCCCCAGCCAGGAGGCGATGAGCCAGATCCAGCATTCGATTTTTTATGCCGGGGGTCTGGCCATCGTCATGACCACGGGTTTTGCCTTTGTCATCTCGAAAAATCTCTCCCGCCCCCTGGTCCAGATGAATGAGGTGGCCGAGCGGATGGCCCGGGGGGATTTTCGCGGGAAAGTCCGGGTTGTCACCGGGGATGAGGTCGGCCGTTTGGGCCTGACCCTCAACAAATTGGCGCACGATCTGGAAGAAAATATAAAAGCGTTGTCCAAGGAGAAGGAACAGTTGGCCAATATCCTGGCGAGTTTGGCCGATGGGGTGGTGTCGGCCGATCTGACGGGGAAGGTGCTGCTGGCCAATCCCCCAGCCCGGCGGTGGTTGCGGGCGTTATCGATGGCAGAAGAAGGCCAGCCTTCGGAGAACCGCTTGCCGAGTCAACTGTTCGAGGTTGAACAAAAGGTGATCGAGACGAAAGAAGCGCAGCAGCGGGAGGTGGTGGGACAAGGCCGAACGATGGCCGTCACCATGGCCCCTTTGTATGAGCCGGGATCCCACGCATTGCGGGGGGTGGTGGCGGTGCTTCGGGATATCACCGAGCAATTGAACATTGAGCGGATGCGCCGGGATTTCGTCGCCAATGTCTCCCATGAACTGCGCACCCCTTTGTCGATGCTTCAAGGCTACAGCGAGGCGTTGGTGGATGATTTTATCGACGACCCGGAGCAACGCCGGGAACTGGCGGAAATCATCTTGGAAGAAACGCTGCGCATGCGCCGACTGGTGAACGACTTGCTGGATCTCGCCCAACTGGAGTCCGGGCGGTTCGTGATGAAACGACAACCCGTGGACGTGCGGCCCTTGGTCCAAAAGATTTGGCGGAAGTTCTCGGCTCTGGCTCAGGAAAGGAAACTGTCCTTTCAATTGGCAATGCAGGTGGATGACCCAGTGATTGTCGATGCCGATGCGGATCGATTGGAACAAGTCCTGACCAACCTCATCGACAACGCTTTTCGGCACACCCAGCCTCCGGGCTCTGTAACGATTCGTTTTAGTGTGAGCCAGGACACGGCGAGGATTGCGGTGGAAGACCAAGGGGCCGGGATCCCCCCTGAGGACATTCCTTACATTTGGGAGCGGTTTTACAAAGTGGACAAGGCCCGTACTCGGAATCGAGGAGGCACGGGCCTGGGGCTTGCGATCGCTCGGAATATCGTCCTTCAGCACGATGGGGACATTACGGTGGAAAGCCGGCTCGGAAAGGGGACGACGTTCACCGTTTTGTTGCCCCTTTACCAAGGGCAGCGCCAGGGCTAA